The DNA window CCAAGATATATTGGTTGCAATTTCCAACTTCTCTAGTTTCTATTTCAAAATTCATGAAATTACATTGTTCCTCAAGGATCAGAAAGAGGAAGTGAAAAGGCTTAATCCCATCACAACATAGCATGCACTTATCGATGACCATGTTTTCCTGCCCTGGAAcgactgattttttttttttttttttttggggggggggggggtggggggtgtgtgtgtgtgtttggggGAACACAAGCAAGTTTGTATACAATTGACTCCACTATCAATAGTTTCACATCAATTATGTTTTTGCAAAAATGATTCACTGTTAGAAAAACCCATTATAAATAACTccattcaaaattttatattccCCCCCCCCCCACAACATTCCCATACGGCATAGGGTACTACAATGTTTATAATGCAAACTGATGATGATTCTTCACATGAAAGCAACCGACTCTTGCTACACATAGTGGATAACAGCTTTGATCGAGTGCAATTCAATCTCCGCCAATATAATTTCATTTCAAAAATAGCACGAATGTACAAGAGCAGGCCTTAGAAACTTAATGACAGGGGCGGCTTAGGTTATGAGAAAGCCGAAACTTACAATCTTCCCTCTACGAGCAGCCGCACCTGAGTCCGCCACATCGAATTCTAAGTTTCTAACGCATGCAACCACCAAGTagtaattaaatcataaaacgaATATTAATAACAGCAAATTTATCAATGTCCAAGCCGCTTACCTGTTGTATGTCATATACATAACAAAAATTAGCCATAAAACAATCAACTTGCCAAAATCAAACAAAACTTCACTCCAGTAAATTAAGTGCAAGTGGTATCAGgtatgaaaatgaaaaaaaaaaaacacgaaGGTTTGAAAAAGAGTTACCATAGTAGTCATCGGATTTTGAGGATGAGATCAACGTCCAGATAAAAGACGGCAAATCCCCGACCTCAGAGGTTTTCTCCTAGGAATTCCAACATTAATCGGAAAAATTTTCCGCGCTCTTTGGTATTCACGGCTGGGCTTTTGATTTTGTGCATTCTAGGGTTGTACCTTTGGGATTTTGTTCTTTCGCCTCGGGAAGCGGTTCCAATCCACTGGTTTAGCCGGTTGCCACCCTTTTTCACGTGATCATCTGACACGTGTCAAATCTCAGTAATTTTTTGTGAAAATACAAATTGGAGTTTTGGGAAAAATAAAATAGGGTAAGTTACTAAATTGTCCAGGAGGTAATTTTCGAGTCCGATGCCAAAGGGGTTACTGAAGCACTGAAATCAGATAGAGACGACGACTCAGAGTTCGGAGCGATTATATTAGAGTGTCGTGAATTATTTCGTCAAAGACCATCATTCAGGGTCTGTTTCACTCGTAGACAAGCAAACAAGGTTGCCCACAGTCTTGCTAGGGAATCTTGCTTTCATGCTCGTCCTTCTATCTGGAACTCCCTTCCAGATTTTTTTTTAGAAGCGTTGAATGAAGATTGTAATTTGACTTATTcctaataatatattttctcttaaaaaaaaataaagacatTTTTAAAAATGGCCTCCATGCAAATcatattatcaaattttgaatttgatttaatttattttttctaattAGACTCTTGTCTTTTTCACTTGCTCAGCGTTAAATATACGATGAGAAAAAAAAGAGAAGGGATTAGAAATAATAAGGTTTTGAGTTTGGATGAATATTGAAATATGTTTTTGTTTTTAGTAGATCAGAAGTCGAAGCCGAAAATTGGAAAATTTTAACTtctaaaatgtaattttaaatattttaaaaaaacaacttTTATAACAAaaccataattttttttttaaaagaaaatcaattttttgggaaaaaaatgattttattatgttggTTTCTCCAATCCAACTCATTCTAAATGAGTGTAGATAAACTCAAAATTTGAGCTTAAAACATTAGCCTtctacaaaaattttaaaagcgGTTTGGTTTATTAAGTTATTCTATGACTTAGTCATTATCATTATTTTGTCTCATACCAAAGATATTATTATCAAATAGAtacttaaaatatatttttcagtttaaaaaattactaaaaatttaacatttacaGTGAATTAATTATCTATAAAAGACATGTATGTCTCAAATAAAATACCAAACTGTTTTGGATTTTTTTATTTCGCGAGACTTTTATATAGAAATTGCCAAATAGCCAACTTATTACTTATATAAGAgatgccaaaataataatatctcaCAACTACAAGGGGTTTTCcattattttttattccaataaataattttgaacttTTTTAGGACAAAAACGACGTAGTTTAAGAAACTCTTTCCGGCTAACACCCCAATCTTGTTTCTGATCAATATTGAATTTCAGACGAACAAGAAACGTTGGTAGAGGAGAAATGGAGGTGGGATTTTTAACGTTCACCGCAGCCGCATCGGCTCTTCCGAGACCCGCCGCGTTGGCTGTCTCCCACTGCCGCGGTGCATCCACTATTTGTCAATCCAATCACCAGCTATCCCCGATTAGAACTGCTACCAGCTACAGTGATACTAGTCAAATTACAAGCAGTACTACTAGTAGAAGCAGAGGAAACATGATTGTGAATGCGACAAATCAGAGGTTTTCCACTAGGAATTGGGATGTGTCGAACTATGCAGCTCCTTCTTGGTTGCCGAGATTCGAAGAGCTTGACACCACGAATATGCTTCTTCGCCAGAGGATTATCTTCTTGGGCACCCAGGTTTACTCTTTTCTTTTTCCTGGTAGAATTTAGTGTTTAAATGTGTTTAAACTGTATTAATTTTGCGAGATGTGCATAGTTCTTCATGTTTTGATTTATCCCTTTTCTTGTTATAATGATTTGACTATGAAGTAATCGAATTAATCATTTCCATTTGCTAGCTGTTGTTATATTCTGGTTACTTGGAATCTGAAATCAGCAGTTGCGTACAGATTCGTGTGTCTGCTCAAAATTGATTCTTCCAGTCGGTTATTATGTGTCTGCATCCAATAATAATGTCAAAATGCCTACATTAAGCATATGATTGCTAAAGTCCTGTTATCTGTGACAGGTTTTGTCTTAGCCAGACCTGTGCTTGGGgggatttattttatttagattaatGTGTTGCATTAAGTGATTAATTCAATTCCTTTACAAGAAATGGTTGAAGTGGGTCATAACTTCTTCTGTCTGGAAACTTATTTGGTGATGAACAGATAGACGACATGACCGCCGATTTCGTCATTAGTCAGCTACTATTGCTTGATGCAGAAGACCAGCAAAAAGACATCAAATTGTTCATCAATTCACCTGGTGGCTCTGTCACTGCTGGTGAGTCCATAGTGTTGAGCTGAAATGCTAACCTAATGTGGTTTGTCTCGAAGGTTTTGTTTTatgaaattaatttttcaaGTGTCTTGTGATGTATTACTCCCTACAGAGAACTGGTTTTAGATATGATAGTACCTATTTATTTTTCACATTCCTATTTAGGGATGTCACAAACATTGGGCATCACAACCCCTTGAAAGGATGAATATGATAACGAACTCCGTTGATAAATTACTCAATACTGTGTAGATGTCGGTATCTTTCTTCTTGGGTCTAGGGATCTTGAATGCCAAATCTTAAAAACCACATTCTTAGGCATTTGTAAACAGCCATCTAAGTTCTAACAACTGTTATTTCTTCCAATTGcgacaatattattttttaatgacaTTCTTTTAGTTTATCATTCCTATCGGTGTTATTCTTTTAGTTTATGTGCTTACTCTATAATTGTCAGCAACCTCATCTCCTCATAGCAACCACAGTACTTTACACGAACACTGTGACATCATAATTGATTATCTGCATTCATCAATTAATAATATTGTATAATGTGTGAGGTTGTTATCTTCTCTTCTGTATGGAAAACCCAAATCAATCTTTAACATACAGGCTTTTCATTTTGTTTGCATTGCAGCAAAGTTAATTTTATAGGATCTTTATAATCCTTTTCGAATTCTTTTATCCACAGTTAAGTTGTACTCATTTGCACTTCAAAATTTAGTTATGATTTAAaacttatattatttattttattttagtaatttaaTCTCCATTCTCTGGCATTAGTGTCCAAATTTTTAATCTATCCTTTAAATTGAATCAAGTAGGGATGGGTATATATGATGCCATGAAATTGTGCAAGGCCGATGTATCTACCATCAATATGGGGCTTGCGGCATCCATGGGTGCCTTTCTCCTTGCCTCTGGTACAAAAGGGAAGAGGTTTTGCATGCCAAATGCAAGGGTAATGATCCATCAGCCACTAGGAACAGCTGGAGGCAAAGTATGTTCTTATTTCATCCTGTATGAGGCTTATAAAACCTTTCCTATTTTACTTTGTTTTAGTCATGGTTTCTTCACAAATGTGAACTGAAGTTTTCTACTCAGTTCCGATTTCTCGATTATCAGTATCCCTATGTCACCGAGTCTTTCATGATCACTGGCTTCATTATCGTATATAGAAGTTAATTTTTAACTTTACTCTTTCTATGTTTGACTTATATGAACTACACACCCCTACTGGTTTTGAAAGTTCTATATGTTTTTCAAGTTTGCTTTGCGTATTTGTGACTGAATCACGATTGGtgattataattttatatttccaTTCCATCTTATTTGTATGTGTTTCAAGTCCCATGAAGGATTTCTgctcaaaaaaaattatgattggTGTGTAATGGCTAAACTCGATTAAAAATTTCATGAGTCTATGACTGTACATGAGCTTTGAAAAGTTTTAAGAATTTCTATCATGAACTTCCCGAATGAGCGTCTTGTCTCACTATGTAATATTTCTATTTGTACTAGGAGTAGAGCTATGTAGCGTCTTATAACTAGGTGTCACATCGGGGCGTTGAGCTTTCTTGTAATATCAGTTACTTTTTCACGAAGAACCATGAAGGcgattttttttacttttttattaATCTAGGCGACGGAGATGAGCATACGCATCAGAGAGATGGCGTACCACAAAATTAAGCTGAACAAGATACTATCAAGAGCAACAGGGAAGCCTGAACAACAGGTTGGCTTATTCATATTACACCAtcctctctttctttttgtttcttGGTCAAATTTTTGTCTGGTTGTCCATGGATTGATGGATTTGATTTGGAAGATTTGGGGATCTATTTGAATGGTGTATTTCAAATTACACACTACCACAGTTACTATTGAAATTGCATATCttgaaattgaatagatttTAAATTCAATTCAATTTTGTCCTTCCAAGAAATGAAGGAATTTGAACTCAATGGATTTGAAATACATCATCTCAACTTCATCAATCCAAGCACAACCTCATGGAAACTTCGTCAGATTCTTTTCTATGAGGCTTACCCTTTTTATCCTCCCTTTTCTGGGCTTTAGATTGAACTAGATACAGATCGTGACAATTTTATGAATGCCTGGGAAGCAAAAGATTATGGGTTGATTGATGAAGTGATCGATGATGGCAAGCCTGGACTAATTGCCCCCATTGCTGATGCTTCACCTCCTCCAAAAACCCGGGTGTGGGGTCCTTGGAAAATTGAAGGTAGCAGGAAAGGCAAGAAGAATTTACCCTCGGAGGAAAATCTTTTCAAAAATGGATACGTGGGTAGACAAAGCAATGAAGATGGAGGCACAGAACAGAAAAAGGAAGAACCTACACCTATATGATGCATGCTGCAAATAATCTATTGCTTGTATACGCCTAGACTCGTGCAATTTTCTTGGTGTTGTAATCTGATCTTTGTCGGTTTTTTAGCAATATATGAAAGCTAACCATCTATGGTTATTTTTGGAGTACcagaaatttttcttctaaatttAATTAGATGGAATGAATGGAAAATCTTTTCATCTATCAAGTAATTTGGTCGATAGGCTTGAGGCACTGTCTTCTTCTTGCTGGCACAATTTGCTGATTATGTAATCGCAGTAAAGGAAAAGGAAATAGAAACGAATGAAAGATATTTAATCATCGTTAGTATTGCTGATGCACGCCATTTTTACTGTACATTTACACTACTAAACCCTCAACAACCTGGAACTCGTATTCACGCTTTATAATTATCGTTTACATTCTGTTGATTTTAATAACTGCATATTTCTTTAttctatataaaataataatgtgTCAAAttgtatataaatttaaattaacataaataaaattttaacagaATTAAAATTATTGTACAAGTACGTAAATATGTATATCGAACCaccttattattattaattacactactatatgtatattttcCGATAACAAGTTATGTTAAGTTGTTTTGCAAACACATTTTATttctataaataaaaatattagttcGAATGTTATTTTCagtaatttttaagtttaaaatttgtgtgagatggtctcacaggtcatattttgtgatacggaTTTCTCCTCatctataaaaaatattatttttatgataaaaatattactttttattgtgaatatcggtaaggttgaccaaGAGACTTCCAAGAGATCTACTCaaattttaatatgattttgaaTAGTTGGGAAAATTAACGATACTATGGGATaaatggtacattttatagaaTTTCTACCTTCCCAAATTGGGAGGAAGAGCCCTAATGGCACAAATGCTAAGTCCAAATTCATATATCTCAACCTTACAATTCTCTCTTTTCTGCCCACCGCCCCCGGTAAATTTGGTGGTAAAGCTTCTTCCGCTGAGGAAATCGTCTCTCCGGTGTTCGGGAAGCCAAATTCAGAGGCTAAGAACTTGCAAGAATTGCAAAACCCAGTTCGATCCATTGCTTAATCACCACCGGGCATGCCGTTATCATTCTGCTCATTTTGGCGGTACCAATTTTCAACTTTGATTTTTTCCCATTTCGGATGAGCTTCCATTCTCTCGCTATCTGTTGTTAATTAGAGTGTACGCTGATTTTTTTTCTCTGTAATGATatagctttaaaaaaaaattgatgaacTGTTACGATTGACTTCATTCCATTGATGTAGCAAATGCTCTCATTTTCGGAAAATTCAATGCTGGTTCGCATACTGAGATTCCATTGAATCTTTATTAGTGATTTGGAGATCATCGAGTCTTTAATTTCGAATAGATTATCGAAATTATTAATCTGTTTCTTCCCTCAATATGTGCTGTCATTTATATGTATGTCCCAGATCAGATTGAAGTAATAAAATTTTGTAGTTTAACTTGACTAGCCCACTGATAATGATAAACCCTGGTATAGACCTCGGCTTTAAGAATTTTGCCGTTTTTGGTCTTCTAGTTTTCTCAATCCACCCCCACATCCGAAAAACAAACGGCTCAATCAATAAGCTGTTTCGTTTACTTGTTCTTTTATGAAATTTTCCTTGTAGTCGATGCGAACTAATCGATTCCTTTTATTGGTGCAAAGTTTTCATTTGTTTATGTGGAGAGAGGGTTTCACCACCTTATGCTGAAAAATCCGTTAGTTGCTTACTTTTGCCCCCTAAATCAAAATCCTGACTCCTCTCCACATTCCGCTACTTCGCAGGAGAAACAAAAAGAAAGTTTGAGAGTGTGTATACTGGCGGGACAATGGACAGCCCCGAATCTGGTAAAATCTTCCAATACTGGCATTGCTGTGGATCTGAAGATCCCTTTGATCCTGGATGTACAGCAGCACCTCATGCTTCTTACGATGATTGATGCGACCAGAAAACATTGAATCCTATATATTTGGTGATTCCTTGTTTCCCCTGCTGCAACTAAAACTACTTGCATATGTTACTGTAAACTGTGTAACTCTGCAAAGTGGAAAGTATAAAAGCATTTTTAAGCTACCTTCACACTGTTtggggttttctccatttttcgtTCTGGAATCCAGAGCGAGCACGGTTTGGTAGATTATTTACCAACGGTGAGTTTCACTGTTGATataaaaaaatctgaaatttctaCTTGGTTAATATTATATGGGAAAAGTGCATTTTTGGTTTTGTAATTTTGTCGTTTTGCAATTTTGGTCATCTATGTTATCAAATTTATGTTATGCTCTTATATTTTTTGAGTTTTGGCAATTTTAGCGtctttttttattgaaaatgtTGATGTGACACTATACATGTCAGCGCCACATTAGCAGTCTTTGTGTCATGTTATTGTCAAGTCCGGAAAAGAACTGAAATTaccaaaaaaacaaatatagcgaactaaaattgaaagttgaaaacataaagaaataaaattgtAAATACGAGAACAAAAAACAATATTCCCCTATTATATTTTTTGTTGCTAGAAGCTCATAACAAAGGTGCCAATGAGTTTCCAAGACATTAGATTCATGGTGATTGGTGAAGAgtcttattaaaaaaaaatcatggtgAAGAGTTGatcatttagaagaaaatgctcgGCAGCAGAAATGTGAAATGCAACATGGGTTTGTGCGTAAGAACGATGAAAATCTTGAACAGACACTTGATGCTTCAGTAGTATTTTTCGATACCCATTCATTGGAACAAAAAATAGTAATAATAACAAAGGTTGTCAGTCTCAAAGGTATTTTTTCGATACTCATTCTTTATGGCCTCTCCACGAGCTATTCTCAGGGCATTTTGCAATCATTATGGAGGAAACTATGAGGATTACTGCAATTGCTACAAGAGTATATCAGATATGGAACATGCGTAACAGAGTCGTGTTTGAGGATGCTAAGCCGATGGTGGATGATATAATTATGAAGATTCAGATTCACGTCTTCCGATCCATACCGATTTCAAACGATATGGTGCATGTCTTGTTACAGCACATGTATTGTTGTAATTCTAATTAAGTTCTTGTTTTTGATTTGTTTTGTTATTTGTCAGTCTCCTGGAGATGTCCAGTGTAATTATAACGtatactttttatttttttttttaatgaaagtaatttttgtaaaaaaaaaaaagaatgaaCACTGTTACAAATAAAGGAAAAGCGTAATTCGTGTCACAGATGACAACATTCAGAGTACTATGAAACGCCTCTGCCAGCCTACCGGGGCGAGGTTAATGAGAAGATATTTTTCAGTATTATCAGATGTATATTTAGATTGGCAAATAAGATGTTATTTTTCTTTTACATGAGtaatagaaaataaaaataaaaggataTAATTGGATTCAATAacatttttgtaattttatcaTGCAAAATATAAATCTACCTATAATTTTAAATGTACATCCAacatttttcttattttaataTTGCATCCATCCATATTCATTTTTATGCGTGGAGCCACAGAAAAATTTACTGAGCTCGCATGTTAGAATAAATTTGGACCGTTGGATGTAGCATTAATGTATTATCTTAGTGTTGTATCAAGGAATAATAGCCAAAATGATTATGTAAGTTTGTCTATTTTGTATTTTAgttatgtaaatattaaattttgggttTTAGTTTTATAACTAATGCTATGTTttggtttttaattttttttattgaatgttGATGTGACATTGAACATGTCAGTATTTTTAGATGTCACATCAACATtcatcgatatcatatcaacactccatgaaaaaatattaaaaatcaaaACATAACATGACTTAAATAACCAAAACCCAAAATTGGATATTTAAATTATCAAAACACAAAATGATGATTTACATAATGTCAAAGCAGTTTTTACACGTGGTTTCACATGTTGTGGCCCTTATGGAAAAAAATATTTGGCTCGTCATGGATTCTTGGATCAACAATTAGGGTAGTACTCCCACTCTAGGATGAAATAAATCACATCCAATGGACCTTTTCATAATTCTTACAAGCCAATTATCTAAATGCTTCACGCAAATTCCTTGCTGATGCTTAGGGTTTGATCCTACCTTTTTCCTCTCTTGTTACATATGCAAAACTTGCTTCAAAGCAACTTCACTCGAAGCCCCATACTTTCTATAacgtaataaaaaatattaaatacctcgataaaataaaataaaataaaaatccaattATCCGAGTATAAAATTCAGTAATTCACTTATGAtgtacaataaaaaaaattagaaaaaaaataataagtttttttCCGTCCAAGAACGAAACTCAGAACACACACTTGCTTTATGCCTACGTATTTAATATgcaaaattattatataaataagtaCATACACCTCTCTTTATCATGAAGAAAACATAGccaaagaaaacaaattaaATCTCTAAATTCCATAGAATTCAAGGTGGAAAATTATCGTGAAAATGGAGTCTACTTTCATATCATCTTCCCTAAAATTACCCCACAAATTGCAATCCCTTTTCTTTTATCCCTCCAACCAAAGAACAAAAAGACTCGTCCCAAAAAAATGTGTCAGTGCAAAGCAATATGAAAACGAGGATAACGATGCGGGGAAATCATCCGTAGATGAAAATATGATCGTTCTCCGAATGCGGATCAAGAAAATGAAGGCCTTGGAGGTCGCTAGTAAAGAAAGTGTGACACCATCTTCAGAGGATTCAAAAGAATGGGAGAAGAAATTGTTCGCGCTTTGCCATGAAAACGTTTATGAAACAACAGAAAATTTGcagtcatatttgatgaaaaccAATCCAAGTGTAGCTTTGGGAATGCTAGCCCTGTTTGTGATGTGTGTTCCTCTGTCGAGCCCGGTTGCCGTGGATAATGTGTTGAAGGTTGTAAAAGGGTTGCTTGCCGGCTGTCATGTGTGTATAGATATTCATTTTTAGAGTATTTGATCGATGTGCTTAACTGAATTTTAGGCTATATTATGTATGACTAAGGGGACCTTAAATTCGGTGGGATTATAGGTTTTGTAAAGAAGATAAAGGGTTATCTATGCACCTCGAAACATGGTGAAAACCAAAGAAGGTATTATTTGATCAAGTGAAATACAAAAGGATTGGCATAGGGAATGTGAAGAGAAGTTTTATTATTTCATGAAAAGGGCTAATGAttatgtgattatgtatttgaaaGTCATCCATCCAAATGCGACGTAAATGTaccaagagtaggtctcttgtgagatggtcccACGAATCTTCATCTGTGAGCtgggtcaaccataccgatattcacaataaaaagtaatactcttagcaaa is part of the Primulina eburnea isolate SZY01 chromosome 1, ASM2296580v1, whole genome shotgun sequence genome and encodes:
- the LOC140802866 gene encoding ATP-dependent Clp protease proteolytic subunit 3, chloroplastic, producing the protein MEVGFLTFTAAASALPRPAALAVSHCRGASTICQSNHQLSPIRTATSYSDTSQITSSTTSRSRGNMIVNATNQRFSTRNWDVSNYAAPSWLPRFEELDTTNMLLRQRIIFLGTQIDDMTADFVISQLLLLDAEDQQKDIKLFINSPGGSVTAGMGIYDAMKLCKADVSTINMGLAASMGAFLLASGTKGKRFCMPNARVMIHQPLGTAGGKATEMSIRIREMAYHKIKLNKILSRATGKPEQQIELDTDRDNFMNAWEAKDYGLIDEVIDDGKPGLIAPIADASPPPKTRVWGPWKIEGSRKGKKNLPSEENLFKNGYVGRQSNEDGGTEQKKEEPTPI
- the LOC140802922 gene encoding uncharacterized protein, with the translated sequence MAQMLSPNSYISTLQFSLFCPPPPVNLVVKLLPLRKSSLRCSGSQIQRLRTCKNCKTQFDPLLNHHRACRYHSAHFGGETKRKFESVYTGGTMDSPESGKIFQYWHCCGSEDPFDPGCTAAPHASYDD
- the LOC140814719 gene encoding uncharacterized protein, whose protein sequence is MESTFISSSLKLPHKLQSLFFYPSNQRTKRLVPKKCVSAKQYENEDNDAGKSSVDENMIVLRMRIKKMKALEVASKESVTPSSEDSKEWEKKLFALCHENVYETTENLQSYLMKTNPSVALGMLALFVMCVPLSSPVAVDNVLKVVKGLLAGCHVCIDIHF